Proteins encoded together in one Streptomyces umbrinus window:
- a CDS encoding SGNH/GDSL hydrolase family protein codes for MVRQTLVAVAGALTLTLMGTGVAHGGREPLARTAPAHWTGTWEGSASGTAPALPGASIRNIVHTSIGGTAVRVRISNRLGTLPLTLGGATLARQARNAPKSPDALPGTMRTLTFGGRKKVTVPVGRDAVSDAVTLTVPAATNLLVTLHTPGEPGPATYHRDALQTNFIAPKGNRVANTRGTAFTATTRSWYYVTGVDVRRPEPAGSVVALGDSLTDGSGSTPSANRRWPDRLAERIRALPARRQQGVLNAGVAGNRLLLEGRGPSALARFDADVLSRTGVRTLIVMEGINDIKSAPNQTDPAALGAAYREIVRRAHARGIRVVGATLTPFGGYGGYTDKRERVRQEVNRLIRTGGLFDAVADFDAVVRDPSRPSRMLAAYDPGDHLHFNDAGMRALADSIDLKALAG; via the coding sequence ATGGTCAGACAGACGCTGGTTGCCGTGGCCGGAGCGCTGACGCTCACGCTGATGGGTACGGGGGTCGCCCACGGAGGCCGGGAGCCCCTCGCGCGGACGGCCCCCGCGCACTGGACGGGCACTTGGGAAGGCTCGGCCTCCGGTACCGCACCAGCCCTTCCCGGGGCCTCGATCCGCAACATCGTCCACACAAGCATCGGCGGCACGGCAGTCCGCGTACGGATCTCGAACCGCCTCGGCACTCTCCCGCTGACACTCGGCGGAGCCACCCTCGCCCGGCAGGCGCGCAACGCCCCCAAGAGCCCGGACGCCCTCCCCGGCACGATGCGCACACTCACGTTCGGCGGCCGGAAGAAGGTCACCGTGCCGGTGGGCAGGGACGCGGTGAGCGACGCCGTGACGCTCACTGTCCCGGCAGCCACGAACCTCCTAGTCACCCTCCACACGCCCGGAGAGCCGGGCCCGGCCACCTACCACCGAGACGCCCTGCAGACGAACTTCATCGCCCCGAAAGGCAATCGCGTCGCCAACACGAGAGGTACGGCGTTCACGGCAACGACACGCTCCTGGTACTACGTGACAGGAGTCGACGTACGGCGCCCGGAGCCCGCAGGGAGCGTGGTCGCGCTGGGCGACTCCCTCACCGACGGCTCCGGCTCGACACCGAGTGCCAACAGACGCTGGCCCGACCGCCTCGCCGAGCGCATCCGCGCTCTGCCCGCGCGCCGGCAACAGGGCGTCCTGAACGCGGGAGTAGCCGGAAACCGCCTGCTGCTCGAAGGCCGGGGCCCCAGCGCCCTGGCCCGGTTCGACGCCGACGTCCTCTCCCGTACCGGCGTGCGCACGCTGATCGTGATGGAGGGCATCAACGACATCAAGAGCGCGCCGAACCAGACCGACCCGGCCGCCCTCGGCGCCGCGTACCGAGAGATCGTGCGGCGCGCCCACGCCCGCGGCATCCGGGTCGTGGGGGCCACGCTCACCCCGTTCGGCGGCTACGGCGGATACACGGACAAGCGTGAGCGCGTACGGCAGGAGGTCAACCGGCTCATCCGTACCGGGGGACTGTTCGACGCGGTCGCGGACTTCGACGCCGTGGTCCGCGACCCGTCCAGGCCGTCCCGCATGCTGGCCGCCTACGACCCCGGCGACCACCTCCACTTCAACGACGCGGGCATGCGGGCGCTCGCCGACAGCATCGACCTGAAGGCA
- a CDS encoding PPOX class F420-dependent oxidoreductase, with protein MTAFSEAERVYLKSQRLGRLATVDQHGQPQANPVGFFPQDDGTILVGGYAMGTTKKWRNLQKNPKVALVVDDIVSLRPWKVRGVDIRGEAELLTGPHELGPHFSEELIRIHPRRIHSWGLEEG; from the coding sequence ATGACCGCATTCAGTGAAGCCGAACGGGTGTACCTAAAGTCCCAGCGGCTGGGCCGGCTGGCCACCGTCGATCAGCATGGGCAGCCGCAGGCCAACCCTGTGGGCTTCTTTCCGCAGGACGACGGCACGATCCTCGTCGGCGGATACGCCATGGGCACCACCAAGAAGTGGCGCAACCTCCAGAAGAACCCCAAGGTCGCCCTCGTCGTCGACGACATCGTCAGCCTCCGCCCCTGGAAGGTGCGCGGCGTGGACATCCGGGGCGAGGCCGAACTCCTCACGGGGCCGCATGAGTTGGGCCCGCACTTCAGTGAGGAGCTGATCCGGATTCACCCTCGGCGGATCCACAGTTGGGGGTTGGAGGAGGGCTGA
- a CDS encoding methylated-DNA--[protein]-cysteine S-methyltransferase, with translation MTNIPYAQLDSPVGQLLLTADESGSLTSLSVPGQKGGRTVQPDWHPAPELFRDAREQLAAYFAGELKEFELELKASGTAFREQVWDALDSVPYGATTTYGEIAARIGASRAAVRAVGGAIGANPLLIVRPCHRVIGADGSLTGYAGGLERKLQLLRLEGQ, from the coding sequence ATGACGAACATCCCATACGCCCAGCTCGACAGCCCCGTAGGCCAACTCCTGCTCACAGCAGACGAGTCCGGGTCCCTGACGTCCCTCTCGGTCCCAGGACAGAAGGGCGGACGCACAGTCCAGCCGGACTGGCACCCCGCGCCCGAGCTCTTCCGGGACGCCCGAGAACAGCTCGCGGCCTACTTCGCCGGTGAACTCAAGGAGTTCGAGCTGGAGTTGAAGGCGAGCGGTACCGCGTTCCGCGAGCAGGTCTGGGACGCCCTCGACTCCGTCCCCTACGGGGCGACCACCACGTACGGAGAGATCGCCGCACGGATCGGCGCGTCGCGCGCCGCAGTGCGGGCCGTAGGCGGAGCGATCGGTGCCAACCCGCTGCTGATCGTCCGCCCGTGCCATCGAGTGATCGGCGCAGACGGATCGCTCACGGGCTACGCGGGCGGCCTGGAACGAAAGCTGCAGCTGCTGAGGCTGGAAGGACAATAG